One stretch of Chiroxiphia lanceolata isolate bChiLan1 chromosome 1, bChiLan1.pri, whole genome shotgun sequence DNA includes these proteins:
- the PRR15 gene encoding proline-rich protein 15, protein MADSAAATAAPRAAVKGGSAAPWWKSLTSKKKHKEAAAAPPPPAASETSADPPSPDDREEQPTPFGSGDAAGTGGGSRRSLRVSHSGRFKERRKVRTSLLGDGPEVFDGGGAPGHAAQGDE, encoded by the coding sequence ATGGCGGACAGCGCCGCGGCCAccgccgctccccgcgccgCCGTGAAGGGCGGCTCGGCGGCGCCCTGGTGGAAATCGCTGACCAGCAAGAAGAAGCACAAGGAAGCGGCggcagccccgccgccccccgccgccaGCGAGACCTCCGCCGACCCTCCCAGCCCCGACGACCGGGAGGAGCAGCCTACCCCCTTCGGCAGCGGAGACGCCGCGGGGACGGGCGGCGGGAGCCGGCGGAGCCTCCGGGTGTCCCACTCGGGCCGCTTCAAGGAGCGGCGGAAGGTGCGCACCTCGCTGCTCGGCGACGGCCCCGAGGTCTTCGACGGCGGCGGTGCCCCAGGCCATGCTGCCCAAGGGGACGAGTAG